Proteins encoded within one genomic window of Sphingobacteriales bacterium:
- a CDS encoding ABC transporter permease: MNLPLHIAWRYFYSKKSINAINWISRISQAGITIGTMALIIVLSVFNGFEQVILSLYNSFDPDFKIVPLSGKYFQLDNDDIIKIRQMEGIVSLSQVIEENALIKYQDNQTIATLKGMSEDFLMATGLDSMIVAGDPFLEDNDNYYAVIGAGVASKLGMNTFSQSSYLQIFFPNRKQPSVFSTTPGSLFKQLNIVPSGIFQVQQDFDEKYLIVPLAFIRELVRQPEKYTSIELIVSQNTDKKAVEKQLDELLTGKAVVQNRMEQHKWLYNIMRSEKFVVYLILSFILIIAGFNLIGSLIMLSIEKKKDMMILNSMGLDKKSIYRVFFYEGMFLSLFSAVAGLLLGTLVCLIQMKFGIIKLAQGTTFVIDAYPVALKWMDFLWVFITVVFLGFLSSYFPAKVALKNLSLEDLNQ, translated from the coding sequence ATGAACCTGCCTTTACATATTGCATGGAGGTATTTTTATTCTAAAAAGTCAATCAACGCCATTAATTGGATTTCGAGAATTTCGCAGGCAGGCATCACCATTGGTACCATGGCTCTGATAATTGTTTTGTCTGTGTTTAACGGTTTTGAACAGGTTATACTTAGCCTTTACAATAGTTTTGACCCTGATTTTAAAATAGTACCCCTGAGCGGAAAATATTTTCAGCTCGATAATGACGACATTATCAAAATCAGGCAAATGGAGGGTATTGTCAGTCTGTCGCAGGTTATTGAGGAAAATGCTTTAATCAAGTATCAGGACAATCAGACCATTGCCACGCTTAAGGGCATGAGTGAGGATTTTTTAATGGCTACCGGGCTCGACAGCATGATAGTAGCCGGAGACCCTTTTCTTGAAGATAATGATAATTATTATGCCGTCATTGGTGCTGGAGTGGCTTCCAAACTGGGCATGAATACGTTTAGCCAGTCTTCATATCTGCAGATTTTTTTCCCTAACCGTAAACAACCTTCTGTTTTTTCAACCACTCCGGGAAGTCTTTTCAAACAGCTGAATATTGTTCCTTCCGGGATTTTTCAGGTTCAGCAGGATTTTGATGAAAAATATCTCATAGTTCCTCTGGCTTTCATCCGTGAACTGGTTCGACAACCCGAAAAATATACTTCCATAGAATTGATTGTCAGCCAGAATACAGATAAGAAAGCTGTTGAAAAACAACTGGATGAATTATTGACAGGAAAAGCCGTTGTTCAGAACCGGATGGAACAGCACAAGTGGCTGTACAACATCATGCGTTCAGAAAAATTTGTAGTGTACCTTATTTTATCCTTCATACTGATTATTGCAGGCTTCAATCTCATCGGAAGTCTTATTATGCTTTCCATTGAAAAAAAGAAAGATATGATGATTCTCAACAGCATGGGACTGGATAAAAAGAGCATCTACAGGGTTTTTTTCTATGAAGGCATGTTTTTGTCGTTGTTCAGTGCTGTTGCAGGATTGTTGTTGGGTACGCTTGTCTGCCTGATTCAGATGAAGTTTGGAATCATTAAGCTGGCACAGGGAACCACATTTGTCATTGATGCTTATCCGGTTGCCCTCAAGTGGATGGATTTTTTATGGGTATTTATTACTGTAGTGTTTCTTGGTTTTTTGTCTTCTTATTTCCCTGCAAAGGTTGCTCTTAAAAATCTCTCCCTCGAAGATCTGAATCAATAA